Proteins encoded together in one Caballeronia sp. NK8 window:
- a CDS encoding CbtA family protein: MIRTLLIRGMIAGLVAGLIGFGFARAFGEPSVARAIAFEEQHEHVQAPHEHDHADASATAAHSHDHGDEELVSRDTQAGLGLLTGVAVFGTALGGLFSLVFAFAYGRLGALHARGTSALLALFGFVSVAIVPFLKYPPNPPAVGNPETIGPRTALFFGMVAISIAAAVFAVRLQRRIQARHGGWNATLIGAAAYIVVIVVAQVALPRIDEVPSEFSASLLWNFRLAAIGIQALIWAALGLVFGALAARELERPAVRRMAAA; the protein is encoded by the coding sequence ATGATTCGCACTTTGCTGATACGCGGCATGATCGCGGGATTGGTCGCGGGCCTGATCGGCTTCGGTTTCGCGCGTGCGTTCGGCGAGCCATCGGTGGCGCGCGCGATCGCGTTCGAGGAGCAGCATGAGCATGTGCAGGCGCCGCATGAACATGACCATGCCGATGCATCGGCTACAGCAGCGCATTCGCACGATCACGGCGACGAAGAACTCGTTTCACGCGATACCCAAGCGGGCCTCGGTCTGCTGACCGGCGTTGCCGTATTCGGCACCGCGCTGGGCGGTCTGTTTTCGCTCGTGTTCGCGTTCGCTTATGGACGGCTCGGTGCCCTGCATGCGCGCGGCACGTCGGCGCTGCTGGCGTTGTTCGGCTTCGTGAGCGTGGCCATCGTGCCGTTTCTCAAGTACCCGCCGAATCCGCCGGCAGTGGGCAATCCCGAGACCATCGGGCCGCGCACGGCGCTCTTCTTCGGCATGGTGGCCATTTCGATCGCGGCGGCTGTGTTCGCCGTGCGGCTCCAGCGGCGCATACAGGCGCGGCATGGCGGCTGGAACGCGACGCTCATCGGCGCGGCGGCGTATATCGTCGTGATCGTCGTGGCGCAGGTTGCGTTGCCCCGTATCGATGAAGTGCCCTCCGAATTCTCCGCATCGCTCTTGTGGAATTTCCGGCTCGCCGCGATCGGGATTCAGGCGCTGATCTGGGCCGCGCTCGGCCTCGTGTTCGGCGCGCTCGCGGCGCGGGAACTGGAACGGCCGGCAGTCAGGCGCATGGCCGCGGCTTGA
- a CDS encoding CbtB-domain containing protein — MNASNAPAFSAPVSPSLDVPVPIPVREVLPWAVFIGLILLIAIYFVGAEQGATSIFSGTYVHEFVHDGRHLLGFPCH, encoded by the coding sequence ATGAATGCTTCCAACGCGCCGGCCTTTTCCGCTCCGGTTTCCCCGTCGCTCGACGTACCCGTGCCCATTCCAGTGCGCGAGGTGCTGCCCTGGGCCGTGTTCATCGGCCTGATTCTGTTGATCGCCATCTATTTCGTCGGGGCCGAGCAGGGCGCGACGTCGATTTTCTCGGGCACCTACGTCCACGAATTCGTTCACGACGGCCGGCATCTGCTCGGCTTTCCGTGCCACTGA
- a CDS encoding histidine phosphatase family protein: MELILLCHAATRAMKTGRFPTGDEPADHEGRAVLASLRANSETRVIASPARVTRETAGWIANAFEIVPAFDDLDYGRWRGLSIRETGEREPEHVAAWLADPLARPHGGESIGMLAMRVAQGLAFIDRLNARERCIVVTHAIVVKVALAHVLSTPLASVYGMDLAPLSSTVLKRASPGDAWTLA; the protein is encoded by the coding sequence TTGGAACTCATCCTCCTGTGCCACGCCGCCACCCGCGCGATGAAAACCGGCCGCTTTCCCACCGGCGACGAACCCGCCGATCACGAAGGGCGCGCTGTGCTCGCGTCGTTGCGCGCGAACAGCGAGACGCGCGTGATCGCGAGCCCCGCACGCGTGACGCGCGAGACGGCAGGATGGATCGCGAATGCGTTCGAGATCGTGCCCGCGTTCGACGACCTCGACTATGGCCGCTGGCGCGGCCTGTCCATCCGCGAGACGGGTGAGCGCGAGCCGGAGCATGTCGCAGCGTGGCTCGCGGACCCGCTCGCGCGTCCGCACGGCGGCGAGAGCATCGGCATGCTGGCGATGCGCGTCGCGCAGGGGCTCGCCTTCATCGACCGCCTGAATGCGCGCGAGCGCTGCATCGTCGTCACGCATGCGATCGTCGTGAAAGTGGCGCTGGCGCATGTGCTCAGTACGCCGCTCGCGTCCGTCTACGGAATGGACCTCGCGCCGCTTTCGTCCACCGTGCTCAAACGCGCGTCGCCCGGAGATGCCTGGACGCTCGCCTGA
- a CDS encoding DUF1428 domain-containing protein: MAHYVDGFVVPVPIDKIDAYRAMAEAAGKIWLEHGALEFVETLAEDVKPGKVTSFPQSVQLKDGETVVFSYIVYASREERDRVNAKVMEDARLKTMMESGDMPFDPQRMFFGGFTTIVELGRS, encoded by the coding sequence ATGGCGCACTACGTGGATGGATTCGTCGTACCCGTGCCGATCGACAAGATCGACGCCTACCGCGCGATGGCCGAAGCCGCCGGCAAGATCTGGCTGGAGCACGGCGCGCTGGAGTTCGTGGAGACCCTCGCCGAGGACGTGAAGCCGGGCAAGGTCACATCGTTTCCGCAGAGCGTGCAGTTGAAGGACGGCGAGACTGTCGTGTTCTCGTATATCGTCTACGCATCGCGTGAAGAGCGCGACCGCGTCAACGCGAAGGTGATGGAAGACGCGCGCCTCAAGACGATGATGGAATCCGGCGACATGCCGTTCGACCCGCAGCGCATGTTTTTCGGCGGCTTCACGACGATCGTCGAACTCGGGCGCAGCTGA
- a CDS encoding antibiotic biosynthesis monooxygenase, translating into MYIAMNRFKIVPGAEADFERLWTSRDTHLKDVPGFVEFHLLKGPAKDDHVLYSSHTIWANQAAFEDWTRSDAFRAAHRNAGGETRQLYLGHPEFEGFEVIQTVK; encoded by the coding sequence ATGTATATCGCCATGAACCGCTTCAAGATCGTGCCCGGCGCCGAGGCCGATTTCGAACGCCTGTGGACCAGCCGCGACACGCATCTCAAGGACGTACCGGGATTCGTCGAGTTTCATCTGCTCAAAGGGCCCGCGAAAGACGATCACGTTCTCTATTCGAGCCATACGATCTGGGCAAATCAGGCAGCCTTCGAGGACTGGACGCGCTCGGACGCGTTTCGCGCGGCGCATCGCAACGCCGGCGGCGAAACGCGCCAGCTTTATCTCGGCCACCCGGAGTTCGAAGGATTCGAGGTGATTCAGACTGTCAAATAG
- the lhpI gene encoding bifunctional Delta(1)-pyrroline-2-carboxylate/Delta(1)-piperideine-2-carboxylate reductase, which produces MTATIQSFDEAQTARLVPYDRLVDTLAATMLDYAAGRIVSPERMVVPIEGGVMLSMPASAADLAMHKLVNVCAGNGARGLPTIHGQVTAYDAATGVPQFMLDGPTVTGRRTASVSMLAIRALHADAPREVLVIGTGKQAAYHVEALAAVYPEARIRVQGSRPGRAREFCAAHASASALDEATIPDSIDVVIAATTSKTPVYTMPARAGRLVIGVGAFTADAAEIDAATVHASALYVDDPAGARHEAGDFILAGIDWSAVHALAEALATSSSTVDAARPVMFKSVGCAAWDLAACRVARAVLSEESGMA; this is translated from the coding sequence ATGACCGCAACGATCCAGAGTTTCGACGAAGCCCAAACCGCGCGCCTCGTGCCGTACGACCGGCTCGTGGACACGCTCGCCGCGACGATGCTCGATTACGCGGCGGGCCGCATCGTAAGTCCCGAGCGCATGGTGGTGCCGATCGAGGGGGGCGTCATGCTCTCGATGCCCGCGAGTGCCGCCGATCTCGCGATGCACAAGCTTGTGAACGTCTGCGCTGGCAACGGCGCGCGCGGTCTGCCGACGATCCACGGCCAGGTCACCGCCTACGATGCCGCGACCGGCGTGCCGCAGTTCATGCTCGACGGCCCGACGGTGACGGGTCGCCGCACGGCCTCGGTGTCGATGCTCGCGATCCGCGCGCTTCATGCCGATGCGCCGCGCGAAGTGCTCGTGATCGGCACGGGCAAGCAGGCGGCGTATCACGTCGAAGCGCTCGCAGCCGTTTATCCCGAAGCGCGCATTCGTGTGCAGGGCTCGCGTCCGGGGCGCGCCCGTGAATTTTGCGCGGCGCATGCGTCGGCGTCTGCGTTGGACGAAGCCACGATCCCCGATTCGATCGATGTCGTCATTGCCGCGACCACGAGCAAGACGCCCGTCTACACGATGCCTGCGCGCGCGGGCCGCCTCGTGATCGGCGTGGGCGCCTTCACCGCCGATGCCGCCGAGATTGACGCCGCGACCGTTCATGCGAGCGCGCTTTATGTCGATGATCCCGCCGGTGCGCGGCACGAAGCGGGCGATTTCATTCTCGCGGGCATCGACTGGAGCGCGGTGCATGCGCTGGCCGAAGCGCTCGCGACATCGTCGAGCACCGTCGATGCCGCGCGTCCGGTGATGTTCAAATCGGTCGGCTGTGCGGCGTGGGATCTGGCGGCATGTCGCGTCGCGCGCGCGGTTTTGTCGGAAGAAAGCGGGATGGCGTAG
- the ppk2 gene encoding polyphosphate kinase 2: protein MNTTDKQRRFHADIIDSYDEEFEMEVDDRFLDGESTFSEEERQLRKTYFRELFRLQGELVKLQDWVVHTGHRLVVIFEGRDAAGKGGAIKRITQRLNPRVCRVAALPAPNNRERTQWYFQRYVSHLPAAGEIVLFDRSWYNRAGVERVMNFCTDAEYEEFFRSVPEFEKMLVRSGVQIIKYWFSITDDEQEVRFEARIEDPLKQWKLSPMDLESRRRWEAYTAAKEVMLQRTHIAEAPWWVVQAVDKKRARLNCIHHLLSQVPYHEIGHQQIELPARVFNPDYLRQPVPDEMYVPEIY, encoded by the coding sequence ATGAACACGACGGACAAGCAGCGCCGTTTTCACGCCGATATCATCGACAGTTATGACGAAGAGTTCGAGATGGAGGTCGACGATCGCTTCCTGGACGGCGAATCGACCTTCTCGGAAGAAGAGCGGCAATTGCGCAAGACCTATTTCCGCGAGCTGTTCCGTCTGCAGGGCGAGCTCGTGAAGTTGCAGGACTGGGTCGTGCATACGGGGCATCGGCTCGTCGTGATCTTCGAGGGACGCGACGCCGCCGGCAAGGGCGGCGCGATCAAGCGCATCACGCAACGGCTGAATCCGCGTGTGTGTCGCGTGGCGGCCCTGCCCGCGCCGAACAACCGCGAACGCACGCAGTGGTATTTCCAGCGTTATGTGTCGCATTTGCCGGCGGCTGGCGAGATCGTGTTGTTCGATCGCAGCTGGTATAACCGCGCGGGCGTCGAACGTGTGATGAATTTCTGCACCGACGCCGAGTATGAAGAATTCTTTCGCTCGGTCCCCGAGTTCGAGAAGATGCTGGTGCGCAGCGGCGTCCAGATCATCAAGTACTGGTTCTCGATCACCGACGACGAACAGGAAGTGCGTTTCGAGGCGCGTATCGAAGATCCGCTCAAGCAATGGAAGCTGAGCCCGATGGACCTGGAAAGCCGCCGGCGATGGGAAGCGTACACGGCGGCGAAGGAAGTGATGCTTCAGCGCACGCACATCGCCGAAGCGCCGTGGTGGGTCGTGCAGGCCGTCGACAAGAAGCGGGCGCGACTGAACTGCATTCATCATCTGCTGAGTCAGGTGCCGTATCACGAGATCGGACATCAGCAGATCGAGCTGCCGGCTCGTGTGTTCAACCCCGATTATCTGCGGCAGCCTGTGCCGGATGAGATGTACGTTCCCGAGATCTATTGA
- a CDS encoding efflux transporter outer membrane subunit, producing the protein MRSMMMNKLHIVSSLMATLLLVAGCSLAPTYEKPDVNAPSAYKETPQQTLDASEAGTWKTAQPSEEMLRGEWWTIFDDATLNDLEKQAQDANQNLKATAARVKEARAINQTARAGLFPTLDAGFGPTREKFSPASQFLPADGNVPAQTLWRAQASVSYEVDLFGRVSNSVQAANADTQQSEALFRSVQLALQADVAQNYFNLRELDAETDVFTRTVQLREQALKLVQKRFTEGDISELDVARAKSELATARSDAMTVQRLRAASEHSLAVLLGKAPAEFSMAANPLKQVTVRVPPGLPSALLERRPDIAAAERAMAAANARIGVAKAAFFPSLTLTGSGGFESATLGDLFKWSSRTFLLGPFAGTALNIPIFDGGRRKGNLANARAVYEEDVANYRQQVLVAFREVEDNLSDLRILEGQTATQDDAVKASVRAAQLSRTQYTEGAVNYLDVIDAERTVLQTQRASVQLQGTQAVSTVNLIRALGGGWGDAMPKPIVEPSLAQK; encoded by the coding sequence ATGAGGTCGATGATGATGAACAAGCTACATATCGTATCGAGTCTGATGGCCACGCTGTTGCTGGTGGCAGGCTGCTCGCTCGCGCCCACTTACGAGAAGCCGGACGTCAACGCGCCGTCAGCCTACAAGGAAACGCCGCAACAGACGCTCGACGCATCCGAGGCGGGCACCTGGAAGACCGCGCAGCCTTCGGAAGAAATGCTGCGCGGCGAATGGTGGACGATCTTCGACGACGCCACGCTGAACGATCTGGAAAAGCAGGCGCAGGATGCGAACCAGAATCTGAAGGCGACGGCGGCGCGCGTGAAGGAAGCGCGCGCGATCAACCAGACGGCGCGCGCGGGCCTGTTCCCGACGCTCGACGCGGGCTTCGGCCCGACGCGCGAGAAGTTCTCGCCTGCATCGCAGTTCCTGCCGGCCGATGGCAACGTGCCCGCGCAAACGCTGTGGCGCGCGCAGGCGAGCGTGTCGTATGAAGTGGACCTGTTCGGCCGCGTGTCGAACTCGGTGCAGGCCGCCAACGCCGACACGCAGCAGAGCGAGGCGCTGTTCCGTTCGGTGCAGCTTGCGTTGCAGGCGGACGTCGCGCAGAACTACTTCAATCTGCGCGAGCTGGATGCCGAAACCGATGTCTTCACGCGCACGGTGCAGTTGCGCGAGCAAGCGCTGAAGCTCGTGCAGAAGCGTTTCACGGAAGGCGATATCAGCGAACTCGACGTCGCGCGCGCGAAGTCGGAACTCGCGACCGCGCGCTCGGACGCGATGACGGTGCAGCGTCTGCGCGCGGCGTCGGAACATAGTCTCGCGGTGCTGCTCGGCAAGGCGCCCGCCGAGTTCTCGATGGCGGCGAATCCGCTCAAGCAGGTGACGGTGCGTGTGCCGCCGGGATTGCCTTCGGCGTTGCTCGAACGCCGTCCGGATATCGCGGCGGCGGAACGCGCGATGGCGGCGGCCAATGCGCGCATCGGCGTGGCGAAGGCGGCGTTTTTTCCGTCGTTGACGCTGACGGGTTCGGGCGGCTTCGAATCGGCGACGCTCGGTGATCTTTTCAAGTGGTCGAGCCGCACGTTCCTGCTCGGGCCGTTTGCGGGCACCGCGCTGAATATCCCGATCTTCGATGGCGGTCGTCGCAAGGGCAATCTCGCGAATGCGCGTGCCGTGTATGAAGAGGATGTCGCGAATTATCGGCAACAAGTGCTGGTTGCATTCCGCGAGGTTGAAGACAATCTTTCCGATCTGCGCATCCTCGAAGGTCAGACCGCGACGCAGGACGATGCTGTGAAGGCTTCGGTGCGGGCCGCGCAGCTTTCGCGGACGCAGTACACCGAAGGGGCAGTGAATTATCTCGATGTCATCGATGCCGAAAGGACGGTGCTTCAGACGCAGCGCGCGTCGGTGCAGTTGCAGGGGACGCAGGCGGTATCGACGGTGAATCTGATACGCGCATTAGGCGGCGGTTGGGGCGATGCCATGCCCAAGCCCATAGTGGAGCCGAGTCTCGCGCAGAAGTAG
- a CDS encoding efflux RND transporter permease subunit, with the protein MNISKFFIDRPIFAGVLSVVVLLAGIIAMFKLPISEYPEVVPPSVVVHAQYPGANPKVIAETVASPLEEQINGVEDMLYMQSQANSDGNLTTTVTFKLGTDPDKNTQLVQNRVNQALPRLPQDVQRLGVTTIKSSPTLTMVVHLNSPNGRYDMTYLRNYALINVKDRLERIAGVGEVQLWGSGDYSMRVWLDPQKVAQRGMTATDVANAIREQNVQVAAGVIGGSPTLPNVPLQLNVNARGRLTSEAEFRDIVLKTSPDGAVTHLSDVARVELAASEYGLRSLLDNKSAVAIAINQQPGANSLQISDEVRKTMKELQADMPAGLEYQIVYDPTQFVRSSIEAVIHTLAEAIALVVLVVIVFLQTWRASIIPLLAVPVSIVGTFSLLLAFGFSINALSLFGMVLAIGIVVDDAIVVVENVERNIEAGLSAREATYQAMREVSGPIIAIALTLVAVFVPLAFMSGLTGQFYKQFAMTIAISTVISAFNSLTLSPALAALLLKGHDEPKDWLTRGMDRVFGGFFRAFNKVFHRGSDAYGKGVKSVINRKALMMVVYAVLLAGAVLMGKVVPGGFVPAQDKEYLISFAQLPNGASLDRTEGVIRQMSDIALKQPGVESAVEFPGLSVNGFTNSSSAGIVFVTLKPFKERVHDKALSANAIAGALNQKYAGIKGSFIAVFPPPPVLGLGTLGGFKMQLEDRGALGYAALADATQAFIKRASQTPELGPTFSSYQINVPQLNVDLDRVKAKQLGVSVTDVFDTMQVYLGSLYVNDFNRFGRVYQVRVQADAPFRANPEDIGLLKTRNANGDMVPLSSLVKVTPTYGPEMVVRYNGYTAADINGGPAPGYSSGQAQAAAERIAAEVLPRGIKFEWTDLTYQQILAGNAALWVFPISVLLVFLVLAALYESLTLPLAVILIVPMSILSALVGVWLTDGDNNIFTQIGLMVLVGLSAKNAILIVEFARELEMQGRSIVQAAIEASRLRLRPILMTSIAFIMGVVPLVVSTGAGSEMRHAMGVAVFFGMLGVTLFGLMLTPVFYVILRKLSRTEHVTDKHGSHPQMRGIGASYEAQ; encoded by the coding sequence ATGAACATATCCAAATTCTTCATCGATCGCCCGATCTTTGCGGGCGTGCTATCGGTGGTCGTGCTGCTGGCGGGCATCATCGCGATGTTCAAGCTGCCGATCTCCGAGTATCCGGAAGTCGTGCCGCCTTCGGTCGTCGTGCATGCGCAGTATCCCGGCGCGAATCCGAAGGTGATCGCGGAGACCGTGGCCTCGCCGCTCGAAGAGCAGATCAACGGCGTCGAGGACATGCTCTACATGCAGTCGCAGGCCAATAGCGACGGCAACCTCACGACCACCGTCACGTTCAAGCTCGGCACCGATCCTGACAAGAACACGCAGCTCGTGCAGAACCGCGTGAACCAGGCGCTGCCGCGCCTGCCGCAGGATGTGCAGCGCCTGGGCGTGACGACCATCAAGTCGTCGCCGACCTTGACCATGGTCGTCCACCTGAACTCGCCCAATGGCCGTTACGACATGACGTATCTGCGCAACTATGCGCTGATCAACGTGAAGGACCGGCTCGAACGCATCGCGGGCGTGGGCGAAGTGCAACTGTGGGGCTCGGGCGATTACTCGATGCGCGTATGGCTCGATCCGCAAAAGGTCGCGCAGCGCGGCATGACGGCGACGGATGTCGCCAACGCGATCCGCGAGCAGAACGTGCAGGTCGCCGCGGGCGTGATCGGCGGTTCGCCGACGCTGCCGAATGTGCCGCTGCAACTGAACGTGAACGCGCGCGGCCGTCTCACGAGCGAGGCGGAGTTCCGCGACATCGTGTTGAAGACGTCGCCGGATGGCGCGGTCACGCATCTCTCCGATGTCGCGCGTGTGGAACTCGCCGCATCGGAATATGGCTTGCGCTCGTTGCTCGACAACAAGTCGGCCGTTGCAATCGCGATCAATCAGCAGCCGGGCGCGAACTCGCTGCAGATCTCCGACGAAGTCCGCAAGACGATGAAGGAACTGCAAGCGGACATGCCGGCGGGCCTCGAATATCAGATCGTCTATGACCCGACGCAGTTCGTGCGTTCGAGTATCGAAGCGGTCATCCACACGCTCGCGGAAGCGATCGCGCTGGTCGTGCTCGTCGTGATCGTGTTCCTGCAAACGTGGCGCGCATCGATCATTCCATTGCTCGCGGTGCCGGTGTCGATCGTTGGTACGTTCTCGCTGCTGCTCGCGTTCGGCTTCTCGATCAACGCGTTGTCATTGTTCGGGATGGTGCTCGCGATCGGTATCGTCGTCGACGATGCGATCGTGGTCGTCGAAAACGTCGAGCGCAACATCGAAGCGGGCTTATCGGCAAGAGAGGCCACGTATCAGGCGATGCGCGAGGTGAGCGGGCCGATCATCGCGATTGCGTTGACGCTCGTCGCCGTGTTCGTGCCGCTCGCGTTCATGTCGGGTCTCACGGGCCAGTTCTACAAGCAGTTCGCGATGACCATCGCCATATCGACGGTGATCTCCGCGTTCAATTCGCTGACGCTGTCGCCGGCACTCGCCGCGCTCCTGCTCAAGGGGCACGACGAGCCGAAGGACTGGCTCACGCGTGGTATGGACCGCGTGTTCGGCGGCTTCTTCCGCGCCTTCAACAAGGTGTTCCATCGCGGTTCGGATGCGTATGGCAAGGGCGTGAAGAGCGTCATCAATCGCAAGGCGCTGATGATGGTCGTGTATGCCGTGCTGCTCGCTGGCGCCGTGCTGATGGGCAAGGTCGTGCCCGGCGGCTTCGTGCCCGCGCAGGACAAGGAGTATCTGATCAGCTTCGCGCAGTTGCCCAACGGCGCATCGCTCGATCGCACCGAAGGCGTGATCCGCCAGATGTCGGATATCGCATTGAAGCAGCCGGGCGTGGAAAGCGCGGTCGAATTCCCGGGCTTGTCGGTGAACGGCTTCACCAACTCGTCGAGCGCGGGCATCGTGTTCGTCACGCTGAAGCCTTTCAAGGAACGCGTGCATGACAAGGCGCTGTCGGCGAATGCGATTGCCGGCGCGCTGAATCAGAAGTACGCGGGCATCAAGGGCTCGTTCATCGCCGTGTTTCCGCCGCCGCCGGTTCTCGGCCTCGGCACGCTCGGCGGCTTCAAGATGCAACTTGAGGATCGCGGCGCGCTCGGCTATGCGGCGCTCGCCGATGCGACGCAGGCGTTCATCAAGCGCGCATCGCAGACGCCCGAACTCGGCCCGACGTTCTCCAGCTATCAGATCAACGTGCCGCAGTTGAACGTCGATCTGGATCGCGTGAAGGCGAAGCAACTGGGCGTCTCGGTGACGGACGTGTTCGACACGATGCAGGTCTATCTCGGCTCGCTCTACGTGAACGACTTCAATCGCTTCGGGCGCGTGTATCAGGTGCGCGTGCAGGCGGACGCGCCGTTCCGTGCGAATCCGGAAGATATCGGCTTGCTGAAGACGCGCAACGCGAATGGCGACATGGTGCCTTTGTCGTCGCTCGTGAAGGTGACGCCGACGTACGGCCCCGAGATGGTGGTTCGCTATAACGGCTACACCGCGGCCGACATCAACGGCGGCCCGGCTCCGGGCTACTCTTCGGGTCAGGCGCAGGCGGCGGCTGAACGCATCGCGGCGGAAGTGCTTCCGCGCGGGATCAAGTTCGAATGGACCGATCTCACGTATCAGCAGATCCTCGCGGGCAACGCGGCGCTGTGGGTGTTCCCGATCAGCGTGCTGCTCGTGTTCCTCGTGCTCGCGGCGCTGTATGAAAGCCTGACGCTGCCGCTCGCGGTGATCCTGATCGTGCCGATGAGCATTCTGTCCGCGTTGGTCGGCGTATGGCTCACCGATGGCGACAACAACATCTTCACGCAGATCGGCTTGATGGTGCTGGTGGGCTTGTCGGCGAAGAACGCGATCCTGATCGTCGAGTTCGCACGCGAGCTGGAGATGCAGGGACGCTCGATCGTGCAGGCCGCGATCGAAGCGAGCCGGCTGCGTCTGCGCCCGATCCTGATGACATCCATCGCGTTCATCATGGGCGTGGTGCCGCTCGTGGTGTCGACGGGAGCGGGTTCGGAGATGCGTCACGCGATGGGCGTCGCCGTGTTCTTCGGCATGTTGGGCGTGACGCTCTTCGGTCTGATGTTGACGCCGGTGTTCTACGTGATCCTGCGCAAGCTCTCACGCACGGAGCATGTAACGGACAAGCACGGCTCGCATCCGCAGATGCGCGGTATCGGTGCCTCCTACGAGGCGCAATGA
- a CDS encoding efflux RND transporter periplasmic adaptor subunit gives MLFTRKRIYAALGATLIVAGAGGYTAWRGHGDAAINQAQAAAHSPTATEVDVATVVSKTITDWQSYSGRLEAVDHVDIRPLVPGTIVAVHFKDGQLVKKGDPLFTIDPRPYEAEVDRAQAQIAAAQARNGYTSTDAARAERLLADNAIAKRDYDEKQNAAREAVANLKAAQAALETAKINLAYTHIVAPVAGRVSRAELTVGNIVSTGANAPLLTTLVSVSPIYASFDVDEQTYLRYLGRDAGSAVPVSLGLANEDGYSRDGVVDSVDNRLDTTSGTIRVRARFNNPDGTLVPGLYARVKVGGGTPHPAVLVEDEAIGTDQDKKYVMVVDKDNRVQYREVITAQTHEGLRVISKGLQPGERIVVNGLQRVRPNDVIKANNVAMNDSDAPVVKTASAQ, from the coding sequence ATGTTATTCACTCGCAAACGCATCTACGCCGCGCTGGGCGCGACGCTGATCGTCGCCGGCGCGGGCGGCTATACCGCCTGGCGCGGTCACGGCGACGCGGCGATCAATCAGGCGCAAGCCGCCGCACACAGCCCGACCGCCACCGAGGTGGACGTGGCGACCGTGGTCTCGAAGACCATCACCGACTGGCAAAGCTATTCGGGCCGGCTCGAAGCCGTCGATCACGTCGACATTCGTCCGCTCGTGCCGGGCACGATCGTCGCCGTGCATTTCAAGGATGGCCAGCTCGTGAAGAAGGGCGATCCGCTCTTCACGATCGATCCGCGTCCCTACGAGGCGGAAGTGGATCGCGCGCAGGCGCAGATCGCAGCGGCGCAGGCTCGCAATGGCTATACGTCGACCGATGCGGCGCGTGCGGAACGTCTGCTCGCCGATAACGCGATCGCCAAGCGCGATTACGACGAGAAGCAGAACGCCGCGCGCGAGGCCGTCGCCAATTTGAAGGCCGCGCAGGCTGCGCTCGAAACCGCGAAGATCAATCTCGCCTATACGCATATCGTCGCGCCGGTCGCAGGCCGCGTATCGCGTGCGGAACTCACGGTCGGCAACATCGTATCGACGGGCGCGAACGCGCCTTTGCTGACGACGCTCGTATCGGTCTCGCCGATCTACGCATCGTTCGATGTCGATGAGCAGACGTACTTGCGCTATCTCGGCCGCGACGCGGGCAGCGCCGTGCCGGTGTCGCTCGGTCTCGCGAACGAGGACGGTTATTCGCGCGATGGCGTCGTCGATTCGGTCGACAACCGGCTCGATACCACGTCCGGCACGATCCGCGTGCGCGCGCGCTTCAACAACCCCGACGGTACGCTCGTGCCGGGTCTCTATGCACGCGTGAAAGTGGGCGGCGGCACGCCGCACCCGGCCGTGCTCGTGGAAGACGAAGCCATCGGCACCGATCAGGACAAGAAGTACGTCATGGTCGTCGACAAGGACAACCGCGTGCAGTATCGCGAAGTGATCACCGCGCAGACGCATGAAGGCCTGCGCGTGATATCGAAGGGCCTGCAGCCGGGCGAGCGCATCGTCGTGAACGGCTTGCAGCGTGTGCGCCCGAACGATGTGATCAAGGCCAACAACGTCGCGATGAACGACAGCGATGCACCCGTCGTGAAGACCGCATCCGCACAGTGA